Below is a genomic region from Ailuropoda melanoleuca isolate Jingjing unplaced genomic scaffold, ASM200744v2 unplaced-scaffold2434, whole genome shotgun sequence.
ACCAAACAGACCAGGATGGTTCTGTAGATGTCAGAGGCAACCCTCTTGTCCTTATCCTGATCCTACAGTATTTACTCAGAGGACTTGGCGATCTCCCCTATATATTCACGGGATCATCCAGACTCAATCCAGGTGTCATCTATCCCTATGCAGCCTCCAGAATGAATCACGATCCTCTTGGTGGTACCAAAGCAGAGCAGAAATGTGATCTCCTCCCTTTCTTGGCACCCTCAACACTACGGAGCTATTCTAGCATCCTGTTTGCTTTCTTGGCCAGGGTCCTTTCCTATATTCTGTTGCTCCCCAACTCCAACCTAACCTTCCCCTGTCCAATGATCACTACTCAGAGATGAAAGACACACACATGAGAAGGAATGCATTTTTATGGAGAGGGTGTTCCAGAATGAGGGAAGAATCACTCCAGGAGGGGGGTAAGTTGGTGATATTCAAATTTTAGAGTAGCTTGAAGTATTTGTAACTGACAGGTTGGAGTCAGGGTCATAATCCCTTCACATTGTTAGAACGGgctattttcacagaaaatttcAGGCAGCACTTTTGACGATTTGGGCAGGTTAGGTATTGAGTTTCGTTTTTTCTGCAGGCGTTTCTGCACATGCCATGGTAAAGCTGGCATGGATTCCAAGGCTCTTGGCGCTTGCCATACTGGGATCTGAAGAGGCCACCTGGGGAAAACATAGCCATGTTTAGTTTCCTTGCAGCAGTGATAATAGGAGTGGGGAAGCATGATTTAAAGAGAACAAGCCCTGAGAATATTAACAGGATCTGGAGTCAAAACCACCTCAGTTCAAATCTGGGCTCCATCATTAGACCTTCTCACCCTTCAGC
It encodes:
- the LOC117798081 gene encoding LOW QUALITY PROTEIN: beta-defensin 116-like (The sequence of the model RefSeq protein was modified relative to this genomic sequence to represent the inferred CDS: inserted 2 bases in 1 codon) — protein: MSVMKPYLMTISILLILVRKTPGGLFRSQYGKRQEPWNPCQLYHGMCRNACRKNETQYLTCPNRQKCCLKFSVKIARSNNVKXDYDPDSNLSVTNTSSYSKI